Genomic segment of Candidatus Dependentiae bacterium:
TGAAAATAATGTTTGTTAAATTCGATTGTTCTTGAATGTACTGCCGTGCGGCAAGAGAAATTTTGCGCTGTTTATCGCGAGTGATAAGTAAAGAAGAGTGAAAATAAGCTGTTTTTCGGGTTTTGACTTCTACAAATGCGATGAGATTATCTTGCTGGGCGATAATATCTATTTCGCCGCGCGAAGTTTTGTAGTTTTGGCAAAGAATCGAAAAGCCCTGTTTTTGTAAAAACAGGGCGGCAGAATTTTCACCCGATGTACCAGTTTGCAGATGAGCTGCTTTTGATTTGGTACTCATGCACGATATTTGATTTGACTGGAAGCCATTTTGACTGCAGTTGATTCAGGGTACAAAGATTGTAAGTTGTCATAAATTATTCGGGCAGAATCGGTGTTGTTTTCTGCTTTTGCTAACTTAAATTCAAGAAACAGGCATTGTGATTTTACATCATCGGATGCGTCTTTGTATTTTTCTTTCATAACATCAAGGCGTGATTTTGCAGAAGGCAAT
This window contains:
- a CDS encoding YraN family protein produces the protein MSTKSKAAHLQTGTSGENSAALFLQKQGFSILCQNYKTSRGEIDIIAQQDNLIAFVEVKTRKTAYFHSSLLITRDKQRKISLAARQYIQEQSNLTNIIFRFDVVFVYPQENAVEFEYIPNAFYAQD